The following coding sequences lie in one Primulina huaijiensis isolate GDHJ02 chromosome 2, ASM1229523v2, whole genome shotgun sequence genomic window:
- the LOC140965083 gene encoding potassium transporter 4-like, with amino-acid sequence MNHVVIDNESEGDRNPPPRAVGTAPEPKHSCQQDWQGDKARTDKSGTKFMSKFCLVNLSTSLVLAYQSFGVVYGDLSTSPLYVYRSIFVGKLQDYQNPDTIFGAFSLIFWTLTLIPLLKYVMVLLNADDNGEGGTFALYSLLCRHGKLGLLPNQQAADEELSAYKYGPLGQSSASLILKRFLEKHKKFRTGLLVVVLLGAGMVIGDGVITPAMSVLSSLSALETADTRLDHGVILFISCIVLVGLFALQHCGTHKVGFLFAPIVILWLISIFAIGLYNTIHWNPKIVLALSPHYIVRFFGQTGRDGFMALGGVLLAITGTEAMYADLGHFTSFSIRLAFICLVYPCLVVQYMGQAAYLSKNISSIPNSFYDSIPGGVFWPVFVIAILAAIVASQAIISATFSIVKQCHALGCFPRVKVVHTSKQIHGQIYIPEINWILMILTLAIAVGFQETTTIGNAYGLAVMSVMFITTFLMALVMVFVWQRSIILAVVFLLFFWIIEALYLSAACVKVPQGGWVSLVLAVIFMFIMFVWHYGTLKKYNFDLHNKVPLKWILGLGPSLGIVRVPGIGLIYSELATGVPSIFSHFVTNLPAFHDVLVFVCVKYVPVPYVTSEERFLIGRICPRPYRMYRCIVRYGYKDLQGEDLHFEDQLIQSIAEFIQMEAVEQQISSPDPVSYDGRMAVISSRSFQSGSSLIVSEEEEFGTSSSIQSSKTLTLQSLRSSYEDENPQIRRRPLRFQIPQNPVMDPSVREELLDLIQAKEAGVAYIMGHSYIKARRSSSFLKKLVIDIGYSFLRKNCRGPAVALHIPHISLIEVGMIYHV; translated from the exons ATGAATCACGTTGTCATTGACAATGAATCCGAGGGAGACAGAAACCCACCTCCACGGGCAGTTGGCACAGCTCCAGAACCAAAGCATTCATGTCAACAAGATTGGCAAGGTGACAAAGCCCGGACAGATAAAAGCGGAACAAAGTTTATGTCGAAG TTTTGCTTAGTGAACCTTTCTACCTCGCTTGTGCTAGCATATCAAAGCTTTGGGGTCGTTTATGGGGATCTGAGCACTTCACCACTATATGTTTACAGAAGCATATTTGTTGGGAAGTTACAGGATTATCAGAATCCTGATACAATATTTGGTGCATTCTCATTAATCTTTTGGACTTTAACACTCATTCCGTTGCTCAAATATGTAATGGTCCTACTAAACGCTGATGATAATGGTGAAG GTGGGACATTTGCTCTTTACTCATTGCTTTGTAGACATGGAAAGCTTGGTTTACTTCCCAATCAACAAGCAGCAGATGAGGAACTTTCAGCATACAAATATGGTCCTCTGGGACAGTCTTCAGCATCATTAATATTAAAGAGATTTCTTGAGAAGCACAAAAAGTTTAGGACCGGACTGCTGGTTGTAGTGTTACTGGGTGCTGGCATGGTAATAGGTGATGGTGTGATTACACCTGCAATGTCAG TACTATCATCATTATCAGCTCTAGAAACAGCTGATACACGATTGGACCACG GTGTAATACTTTTCATTTCTTGTATCGTACTGGTTGGCTTATTTGCTCTACAGCATTGTGGTACCCATAAGGTCGGTTTTCTGTTTGCACCAATAGTTATTCTCTGGTTGATATCAATTTTCGCTATTGGGCTGTACAATACAATACATTGGAACCCAAAAATCGTGCTGGCTCTTTCTCCACATTATATTGTCAGATTCTTTGGTCAAACTGGTAGAGATGGGTTCATGGCACTTGGGGGAGTCCTACTTGCAATAACGG GTACTGAGGCGATGTATGCAGATCTTGGCCATTTCACTTCATTTTCGATTAGG CTTGCATTTATATGCCTTGTATATCCTTGCTTGGTAGTACAATACATGGGGCAAGCTGCTTATCtgtcaaaaaatatttcttcgATTCCGAATAGTTTCTATGACTCCATTCCTG GTGGTGTTTTCTGGCCTGTCTTTGTAATTGCAATCCTTGCAGCTATAGTTGCCAGTCAGGCTATAATTTCTGCCACTTTCTCTATTGTGAAGCAATGCCATGCTCTTGGTTGCTTCCCACGTGTGAAGGTTGTGCATACCTCAAAGCAAATCCATGGGCAGATCTATATACCAGAGATCAACTGGATTCTGATGATCCTCACTCTTGCTATCGCTGTTGGCTTTCAAGAAACGACTACCATAGGGAATGCATACG GCCTAGCTGTCATGTCAGTGATGTTCATCACGACTTTTCTCATGGCACTTGTCATGGTGTTTGTCTGGCAGAGAAGTATAATACTTGCAGttgttttccttcttttcttttgGATCATTGAAGCATTATATCTGTCAGCTGCATGCGTAAAAGTTCCCCAGGGAGGATGGGTTTCACTTGTACTTGCTGTCATCTTTATGTTTATCATGTTTGTCTGGCACTATGGAACCCTCAAGAAGTACAACTTTGATTTGCATAATAAGGTGCCTCTGAAATGGATACTTGGCCTAGGTCCAAGTCTTGGTATTGTCCGTGTGCCTGGGATAGGTCTCATATATTCTGAGCTGGCAACAGGAGTGCCCTCGATCTTCTCACACTTTGTAACAAATCTCCCTGCATTCCATGATGTTTTGGTATTCGTCTGTGTAAAGTACGTTCCAGTTCCCTATGTTACTTCTGAAGAACGCTTCCTCATTGGTCGCATTTGTCCGAGACCATATCGAATGTACCGATGCATTGTAAGATATgggtacaaggatttgcagggAGAGGACTTGCATTTTGAGGACCAGCTGATTCAGAGTATAGCGGAGTTTATTCAAATGGAAGCTGTAGAGCAACAGATCTCAAGCCCTGACCCAGTCTCTTATGATGGTAGGATGGCGGTCATAAGCTCCCGATCTTTTCAATCTGGATCGAGCCTCATCGTATCTGAGGAGGAGGAATTTGGCACGAGTAGTTCCATCCAAAGCAGCAAGACTTTAACGCTGCAGAGTTTAAGATCATCATATGAAGATGAGAACCCACAGATCAGAAGGCGTCCACTGAGATTTCAGATACCTCAAAATCCTGTGATGGATCCTTCTGTCAGAGAAGAGCTCCTAGACTTGATCCAAGCAAAAGAAGCGGGTGTTGCGTACATCATGGGGCACTCTTACATAAAAGCCAGGAGGTCATCATCTTTCTTGAAGAAGCTAGTTATCGACATTGGGTACTCATTTCTGCGCAAGAATTGCAGAGGTCCGGCAGTGGCACTTCACATTCCTCATATTAGTCTTATTGAAGTCGGTATGATATATCATGTCTAG